A stretch of Castanea sativa cultivar Marrone di Chiusa Pesio chromosome 2, ASM4071231v1 DNA encodes these proteins:
- the LOC142624436 gene encoding vacuolar protein sorting-associated protein 35A-like isoform X1, with the protein MISDVAEDEEKWLAAGIAGLQQNAFYMHRALDSNNLRDALKYSAQMLSELRTSKLSPHKYYELYMRAFDELRKLEMFFKEETRRGCSIIDLYELVQHAGNILPRLYLLCTVGSVYIKSKEAPAKDVLKDLVEMCRGIQHPLRGLFLRSYLSQVSRDKLPDIGSEYEGDADTVTDAVEFVLQNFTEMNKLWVRMQHQGPARDKEKREKERSELRDLVGKNLHVLSQIEGIDLDMYKDGVLPRVLEQVVNCKDELAQFYLMDCIIQVFPDEYHLQTLDVLLGACPLLEPSVDIKTVLSQLMERLSNYAASSTEVLPEFLQVEAFSKLSNAIGKVIEAQVDMPTVGVVTLYSSLLTFTLHVHPDRLDYADQVLGACVKKLSGKGKITDSKATKQIVALLTAPLEKYNDIVTALKLSNYPHVMEYLDNETNKVMSTVIIQSIMKNKTCISTSDKVEALFELVRGLVKDLDGTLHDEIDEDDFKEEQNSVSRLIQMLYNEDPEEMFKVICTVKKHILTGGPKRLPFTVPPLVFSCLKLVRQLQGQEENPFGDETSTTPKKIFQLLNQTIEALSIVPAPELSLQLYLQCAEAANDCDLEPVAYEFFTQAYILYEEEISDSKAQVTAIHLIVGTLQRMHVFGVENRDTLTHKATGYSAKLLKKPDQCRAVYACSHLFWVDDQENMKDGERVLLCLKRALRIANAAQQMTNATRGSTGSVTLFVEILNKYLYFFEKGNPQITISTIQGLIELITTEMQSDSTTPDPAADAFFASTLRYIQFQKQKGGAVGEKYELIKV; encoded by the exons atgatctCAGACGTAGCTGAAGACGAAGAGAAATGGTTGGCCGCTGGGATCGCCGGTCTCCAACAGAACGCTTTCTACATGCACCGCGCTCTG gactcGAACAATCTTCGAGATGCCTTGAAATACTCGGCTCAGATGCTCTCCGAGCTTCGGACTTCGAAGCTTTCCCCTCACAAATACTACGAACTCT ATATGCGTGCATTCGATGAATTGAGGAAGTTGGAGATGTTCTTCAAGGAAGAGACTCGTCGTGGCTGCTCCATTATCGATCTGTACGAGCTTGTTCAACACGCCGGTAACATTTTGCCCAGATT GTATTTACTATGTACAGTAGGATCTGTATACATTAAATCTAAGGAAGCTCCTGCTAAGGATGTTCTTAAAGATCTAGTCGAAATGTGCCGCGGCATTCAGCATCCTCTGCGTGGCCTCTTTCTAAGGAGTTACCTTTCTCAAGTCAGTAGGGATAAATTGCCTGATATTGGTTCTGAGTATGAAGG AGATGCTGACACTGTTACAGATGCTGTTGAGTTTGTGCTCCAAAACTTCACAGAAATGAACAAACTTTGGGTGCGGATGCAACATCAG GGACCTGCCCGGGATAAGGAGAAACGGGAGAAAGAAAGGAGCGAGCTGCGTGATCTT GTGGGGAAGAACCTGCATGTCCTCAGTCAGATTGAGGGTATTGACCTTGATATGTACAAAGATGGTGTCCTTCCTAGAGTCCTGGAGCAG GTTGTCAATTGTAAAGATGAGCTTGCTCAATTCTATTTGATGGATTGCATAATTCAAGTCTTTCCTGATGAGTATCACTTGCAAACACTTGATGTACTTTTGGGTGCTTGCCCTCTGCTTGAG CCATCTGTTGACATCAAGACAGTGCTATCCCAGTTAATGGAAAGGCTTTCCAATTATGCTGCTTCAAGTACAGAAGTGTTGCCTGAGTTCTTGCAAGTAGAAGCTTTTTCCAAATTGAGCAATGCCATAGGGAAG GTGATAGAAGCACAAGTTGACATGCCTACTGTTGGAGTTGTAACTCTATATTCTTCTCTTCTTACGTTCACTCTTCATGTCCACCCTGATCGACTTGATTATGCGGATCAAGTGTTG gGTGCATGTGTCAAGAAGCTCTCTGGCAAAGGAAAGATAACCGATAGCAAAGCAACAAAACAGATTGTTGCACTTTTAACTGCTCCACTTGAGAAATATAATGACATTGTCACTGCCTTGAAGCTTTCAAATTATCCCCATGTCATGGAATACCTGGACAACGAAACAAACAAAGTCATGTCAACTGTTATAATTCAAAgcataatgaaaaataaaacttgtatTTCTACTTCTGATAAG GTTGAGGCACTGTTTGAATTAGTGAGGGGGCTTGTCAAGGATTTAGATGGGACTCTTCATGACGAG ATTGATGAGGATGATTTCAAGGAGGAGCAGAATTCTGTTTCACGTCTTATTCAGATGCTTTACAATGAAGATCCTGAAGAAATGTTTAAG GTCATTTGTACTGTGAAGAAGCATATTTTGACTGGAGGACCAAAGCGTCTACCATTTACTGTACCTCCTCTTGTTTTCTCTTGTCTTAAG TTGGTTAGGCAGTTACAAGGCCAAGAAGAAAATCCTTTTGGAGATGAGACATCAACTACaccaaagaaaatttttcaacttttgaaTCAG ACTATAGAGGCTCTGTCAATTGTTCCAGCACCTGAACTGTCGTTACAGTTATATCTACAATGTGCTGAG GCTGCAAATGACTGTGATTTAGAACCTGTTGCTTATGAGTTTTTCACCCAAGCATATATTCTGTATGAAGAAGAAATTTCT GATTCCAAAGCACAGGTGACTGCAATACATTTAATAGTAGGGACTCTTCAGAGGATGCATGTCTTCGGCGTTGAGAACAGGGATACTTTAACACACAAGGCCACAGGG TATTCTGCGAAGCTTTTAAAGAAACCTGATCAGTGTAGAGCTGTTTACGCGTGCTCACATCTCTTCTGGGTTGATGATCAGGAGAATATGAAAGATGGAGAGAG AGTTCTGCTTTGCCTAAAGCGTGCATTAAGAATTGCAAATGCTGCTCAACAAATGACCAATGCAACACGAGGTAGCACTGGATCGGTGACACTATTTGTTGAGATACTAAACAA GTACCTTTATTTCTTTGAGAAAGGGAATCCCCAGATCACTATTTCTACAATCCAAGGCCTGATTGAATTAATTACAACTGAAATGCAAAGTGACTCTACCACACCAGATCCAGCTGCAGATGCTTTCTTTGCCAGCACACTACGGTACATTCAGTTCCAGAAACAGAAAGGTGGTGCAGTGGGAGAGAAATATGAGCTCATCAAGGTGTGA
- the LOC142626464 gene encoding germin-like protein subfamily 1 member 7, whose protein sequence is MTKLFTCLLTVVLLALASSLASAHDPSPLQDFCVAVSNPNSAVFVNGKFCKDPKLTTVDDFIFMGLDAPRNTLNQLGSNVTLVNVDVFPGLNSLGIALARVDYAPYGLNPPHIHPRATELLTVIEGTLLVGFVTSNPDNRLFTKVLKKGDIFVFPMGLIHFQFNIGETNAVAFSSLDSQNPGLITIANATFGSNPPINPYVLAKAFQLDKSVINYLQQKF, encoded by the exons ATGACGAAACTTTTTACTTGCCTTCTAACTGTTGTGCTATTGGCTTTGGCATCCTCTCTTGCCTCTGCTCATGACCCTAGTCCATTGCAAGACTTTTGTGTTGCAGTTAGCAATCCCAACTCTGCTG tATTTGTGAATGGAAAGTTTTGCAAGGACCCAAAGCTTACTACAGTTGATGACTTTATCTTCATGGGGCTTGATGCTCCAAGAAACACCCTTAATCAACTTGGGTCAAATGTCACTCTAGTAAACGTGGACGTGTTTCCTGGCCTTAATTCTCTAGGGATAGCCTTGGCTCGTGTTGACTATGCACCATATGGTCTAAATCCTCCCCACATTCACCCTCGTGCCACCGAGCTTTTGACAGTCATAGAGGGCACACTTCTAGTTGGCTTTGTCACATCCAACCCTGATAATCGACTCTTCACCAAAGTTTTGAAGAAGGGAGACATTTTTGTATTTCCAATGGGTCTCATCCACTTTCAATTCAATATAGGAGAGACCAATGCCGTTGCATTTTCTAGTCTTGATAGCCAAAATCCTGGGCTTATCACAATAGCAAATGCAACTTTTGGATCTAATCCTCCTATCAATCCTTATGTTCTTGCCAAGGCATTCCAACTCGACAAAAGTGTGATTAATTATCTTCAACAAAAATTCTAG
- the LOC142625928 gene encoding rac-like GTP-binding protein ARAC1, translating into MSASRFIKCVTVGDGAVGKTCLLISYTSNTFPTDYVPTVFDNFSANVVVNGSTVNLGLWDTAGQEDYNRLRPLSYRGADVFILAFSLISKASYENVSKKWIPELKHYAPGVPIVLVGTKLDLRDDKQFFIDHPGAVPITTAQGEELRKLIGAPAYIECSSKTQQNVKGVFDAAIRVVLQPPKQKKKKNKAQKACAIL; encoded by the exons atgagcgCTTCGAGGTTTATTAAATGTGTGACGGTGGGTGATGGAGCTGTGGGTAAAACTTGCTTGTTGATTTCCTATACCAGCAACACTTTCCCTACG GATTATGTGCCAACTGTTTTCGACAACTTCAGCGCTAATGTGGTTGTCAATGGGAGCACTGTTAACCTGGGTTTGTGGGATACTGCTG GACAAGAGGACTATAACAGATTACGACCTTTGAGTTATCGTGGAGCAGATGTTTTCATACTGGCGTTCTCTCTCATAAGCAAGGCCAGTTATGAAAATGTTTCCAAGAAG TGGATTCCAGAGTTGAAGCATTATGCACCTGGTGTTCCTATAGTTCTTGTTGGAACAAAGCTTG ATCTTCGGGATGATAAGCAGTTCTTTATTGACCATCCTGGTGCTGTGCCAATTACTACTGCTCAA GGAGAGGAGCTGAGGAAGCTGATTGGTGCACCTGCTTATATTGAGTGCAGTTCAAAAACACAGCAg AATGTGAAGGGAGTCTTTGATGCCGCCATAAGAGTTGTTCTTCAGCCACCCAagcagaagaaaaagaaaaacaaagcacAGAAGGCTTGCGCTATCTTGTGA
- the LOC142624436 gene encoding vacuolar protein sorting-associated protein 35A-like isoform X2: MYKDGVLPRVLEQVVNCKDELAQFYLMDCIIQVFPDEYHLQTLDVLLGACPLLEPSVDIKTVLSQLMERLSNYAASSTEVLPEFLQVEAFSKLSNAIGKVIEAQVDMPTVGVVTLYSSLLTFTLHVHPDRLDYADQVLGACVKKLSGKGKITDSKATKQIVALLTAPLEKYNDIVTALKLSNYPHVMEYLDNETNKVMSTVIIQSIMKNKTCISTSDKVEALFELVRGLVKDLDGTLHDEIDEDDFKEEQNSVSRLIQMLYNEDPEEMFKVICTVKKHILTGGPKRLPFTVPPLVFSCLKLVRQLQGQEENPFGDETSTTPKKIFQLLNQTIEALSIVPAPELSLQLYLQCAEAANDCDLEPVAYEFFTQAYILYEEEISDSKAQVTAIHLIVGTLQRMHVFGVENRDTLTHKATGYSAKLLKKPDQCRAVYACSHLFWVDDQENMKDGERVLLCLKRALRIANAAQQMTNATRGSTGSVTLFVEILNKYLYFFEKGNPQITISTIQGLIELITTEMQSDSTTPDPAADAFFASTLRYIQFQKQKGGAVGEKYELIKV; the protein is encoded by the exons ATGTACAAAGATGGTGTCCTTCCTAGAGTCCTGGAGCAG GTTGTCAATTGTAAAGATGAGCTTGCTCAATTCTATTTGATGGATTGCATAATTCAAGTCTTTCCTGATGAGTATCACTTGCAAACACTTGATGTACTTTTGGGTGCTTGCCCTCTGCTTGAG CCATCTGTTGACATCAAGACAGTGCTATCCCAGTTAATGGAAAGGCTTTCCAATTATGCTGCTTCAAGTACAGAAGTGTTGCCTGAGTTCTTGCAAGTAGAAGCTTTTTCCAAATTGAGCAATGCCATAGGGAAG GTGATAGAAGCACAAGTTGACATGCCTACTGTTGGAGTTGTAACTCTATATTCTTCTCTTCTTACGTTCACTCTTCATGTCCACCCTGATCGACTTGATTATGCGGATCAAGTGTTG gGTGCATGTGTCAAGAAGCTCTCTGGCAAAGGAAAGATAACCGATAGCAAAGCAACAAAACAGATTGTTGCACTTTTAACTGCTCCACTTGAGAAATATAATGACATTGTCACTGCCTTGAAGCTTTCAAATTATCCCCATGTCATGGAATACCTGGACAACGAAACAAACAAAGTCATGTCAACTGTTATAATTCAAAgcataatgaaaaataaaacttgtatTTCTACTTCTGATAAG GTTGAGGCACTGTTTGAATTAGTGAGGGGGCTTGTCAAGGATTTAGATGGGACTCTTCATGACGAG ATTGATGAGGATGATTTCAAGGAGGAGCAGAATTCTGTTTCACGTCTTATTCAGATGCTTTACAATGAAGATCCTGAAGAAATGTTTAAG GTCATTTGTACTGTGAAGAAGCATATTTTGACTGGAGGACCAAAGCGTCTACCATTTACTGTACCTCCTCTTGTTTTCTCTTGTCTTAAG TTGGTTAGGCAGTTACAAGGCCAAGAAGAAAATCCTTTTGGAGATGAGACATCAACTACaccaaagaaaatttttcaacttttgaaTCAG ACTATAGAGGCTCTGTCAATTGTTCCAGCACCTGAACTGTCGTTACAGTTATATCTACAATGTGCTGAG GCTGCAAATGACTGTGATTTAGAACCTGTTGCTTATGAGTTTTTCACCCAAGCATATATTCTGTATGAAGAAGAAATTTCT GATTCCAAAGCACAGGTGACTGCAATACATTTAATAGTAGGGACTCTTCAGAGGATGCATGTCTTCGGCGTTGAGAACAGGGATACTTTAACACACAAGGCCACAGGG TATTCTGCGAAGCTTTTAAAGAAACCTGATCAGTGTAGAGCTGTTTACGCGTGCTCACATCTCTTCTGGGTTGATGATCAGGAGAATATGAAAGATGGAGAGAG AGTTCTGCTTTGCCTAAAGCGTGCATTAAGAATTGCAAATGCTGCTCAACAAATGACCAATGCAACACGAGGTAGCACTGGATCGGTGACACTATTTGTTGAGATACTAAACAA GTACCTTTATTTCTTTGAGAAAGGGAATCCCCAGATCACTATTTCTACAATCCAAGGCCTGATTGAATTAATTACAACTGAAATGCAAAGTGACTCTACCACACCAGATCCAGCTGCAGATGCTTTCTTTGCCAGCACACTACGGTACATTCAGTTCCAGAAACAGAAAGGTGGTGCAGTGGGAGAGAAATATGAGCTCATCAAGGTGTGA
- the LOC142626428 gene encoding heavy metal-associated isoprenylated plant protein 26-like has protein sequence MGFLDFVSELCDCDWHGHSSNKLKKRKQLQTVEIKVKMDCEGCERRVKKSVEGMKGVTQVEVEPKLSKLTVIGYVDPMKVLERVRHRTGKKAELWPYVPYDVVPHPYAPGAYDKKAPPGYVRNVLDDPEYSSLARANSLEVKYTTAFSDENPNACVVM, from the exons ATGGGTTTTCTGGATTTTGTCTCCGAACTCTGTGACTGTGACTGGCACGGCCACAGTAGCAATAAGCTCAAAAAACGCAAGCAACTCCAG ACGGTGGAGATAAAGGTGAAAATGGACTGTGAAGGTTGCGAAAGGAGAGTGAAAAAATCGGTGGAAGGCATGAAAGGAGTGACACAGGTGGAAGTGGAACCGAAACTGAGCAAGCTGACGGTGATAGGGTACGTAGACCCCATGAAGGTGTTGGAACGTGTCAGACATCGAACGGGGAAGAAGGCTGAGTTGTGGCCCTACGTGCCTTACGATGTTGTCCCGCACCCCTACGCGCCAGGCGCGTATGATAAGAAGGCCCCACCTGGGTACGTGCGGAACGTGCTGGATGATCCAGAGTATTCCTCTCTCGCACGTGCCAATTCTTTGGAGGTCAAGTACACCACCGCGTTTAGCGATGAAAACCCCAATGCCTGTGTAGTAATGTGA